Proteins encoded together in one Phoenix dactylifera cultivar Barhee BC4 unplaced genomic scaffold, palm_55x_up_171113_PBpolish2nd_filt_p 001357F, whole genome shotgun sequence window:
- the LOC103716868 gene encoding BAG family molecular chaperone regulator 3-like yields MMLGRTKSPAAAKEFSPVKTFPAAVPGADEAHQWEVRPGGMLVQKRDPDSVAAAPTIRVRVKYGAAYHEIYLSSQSTFGELKKLLSERIGLHPEDLKVVYKEKERDPSAYLDISGVKDGSKVVVVDDPAGRAKRLLEMRHRAKIAKASNSISQISLEVDKLASQVSELDAIVTKGGKVAKKDVANLIELLMNQLVKLDGIVADGDLKPQKRMQERRVQKYVEKLDVLKVKNDALKTTNEHMPAQQPPPSAVTTKWETFDSLFSPTTPATITPATATPNASSVPSPRFDWELF; encoded by the exons ATGATGCTAGGGAGGACGAAGAGCCCGGCGGCGGCGAAGGAATTCAGCCCCGTGAAAACTTTTCCGGCGGCCGTGCCGGGGGCGGATGAGGCGCACCAGTGGGAGGTCCGGCCCGGCGGGATGCTGGTCCAGAAGCGGGACCCCGACTCCGTCGCCGCCGCACCCACCATCCGCGTCCGCGTCAAGTACGGCGCCGCCTATCACGAGATCTATCTCAGTTCCCAATCCACCTTCG GGGAGTTGAAGAAGCTCCTATCGGAGAGAATTGGACTGCATCCAGAAGACCTGAAGGTGGTGTacaaagagaaggagagggatcCCAGCGCGTATCTCGACATCTCCGGCGTGAAGGACGGCTCCAAGGTGGTGGTCGTGGATGACCCCGCCGGCCGGGCCAAGCGCTTGCTAGAGATGCGCCACCGGGCCAAGATTGCCAAGGCCTCCAACTCCATCTCCCAGATAAGCCTCGAAGTCGACAAACTCGCGTCCCAG GTATCTGAACTAGATGCCATTGTAACCAAAGGTGGAAAGGTTGCTAAGAAAGATGTGGCGAACCTCATCGAGCTGCTGATGAATCAGCTGGTTAAGCTGGATGGCATCGTCGCCGATGGGGATTTGAAGCCCCAGAAGAGAATGCAG GAGAGGAGAGTGCAAAAGTATGTGGAGAAGCTGGATGTGCTCAAGGTGAAGAATGACGCACTCAAGACAACCAACGAGCACATGCCTGCGCAGCAGCCACCGCCGTCGGCGGTGACGACGAAATGGGAGACTTTTGATTCTCTCTTCTCGCCAACCACCCCGGCCACCATCACTCCGGCGACGGCCACCCCAAATGCGTCATCCGTCCCTTCCCCGAGGTTCGATTGGGAGTTGTTTTAA